In a genomic window of Nodosilinea sp. E11:
- a CDS encoding FHA domain-containing protein produces MTIHKLTLYFDEKFKDPVWADITYALEAPSGSRQGEWVFGRNPTCDVTINIRDVSRRHCVIAYSYAADRWTVQDLGSSEGTFIAGKRLAVGELHPIGIGDRLYLASNLVRVVEDEHDTVGEDSGPATISSNVPIDFIELLPKPEPPPPPPPPPPPEPQRTYADSAYLMAQWVISGQTVQGKIYRVVVAATGVAGFILMLDWLAN; encoded by the coding sequence ATGACGATCCATAAGCTGACGCTCTATTTTGATGAGAAGTTTAAAGACCCGGTTTGGGCAGACATTACCTATGCCTTAGAGGCCCCCAGCGGCTCACGGCAGGGCGAGTGGGTGTTTGGCCGTAATCCCACATGTGATGTCACCATCAATATTCGAGATGTGAGTCGGCGGCATTGCGTCATTGCCTACAGCTACGCTGCTGATCGCTGGACAGTGCAAGACCTGGGCAGCAGTGAGGGCACGTTTATTGCTGGCAAACGGTTGGCCGTGGGTGAGCTGCACCCGATTGGGATAGGCGATCGCCTTTACCTAGCCTCAAACCTGGTGAGGGTGGTTGAGGATGAGCACGATACGGTGGGCGAGGATTCTGGCCCTGCGACTATTTCTAGCAATGTGCCCATAGATTTTATAGAGCTTCTGCCTAAGCCGGAGCCACCACCACCACCACCACCACCACCACCACCAGAGCCCCAGCGCACTTATGCCGATTCGGCCTATTTGATGGCGCAGTGGGTGATCAGCGGTCAGACGGTGCAGGGCAAAATTTACCGGGTTGTGGTGGCGGCTACTGGGGTGGCTGGCTTCATATTGATGCTGGATTGGTTAGCCAATTAG